The Vagococcus intermedius genome includes the window TTATCTGTTATAGGAGGGCGCTGGAAAATTGCAGTTGTTTGGGCGCTATTGCATCAATCTCCTTTAAGATTAAGTGAATTACAGAAAATTTTTCCAGATATCAACCAAAGAATGTTGATTAGACAACTAAGAGAATTAGAAGAAGATCAAGTTATCCATCGAACTGTTTACCCAGTAGTCCCTCCAAAAGTAGATTACCAATTAACGGAAATTGGGCAAAGTTTAGAACCCGTTGTAACAGCCATTTGCGATTGGGGAGATACTTTTCATGATTTTCTAAATTCAAATTAATTATTTTTAAAACTTATATTAGTATTAGTTTAAAATAATCATATTAGATTGGTATAGTCCAATTTAAAGGTAATACGATGGTTTGAATCATCGAGATTTAATCATCATTGAAAGACACAAAAACTTAAATAACATTGTACACGGGAGTAAATACAAGCGATATTATAAAAGAAATTGGAAATAAAGTCATCTTTATCACTAAATTAGGCTGGATTAAAATTTCAGAAAATCCACCTGAAATTTTCAAAGTAATTGGGAACATAAGAATTAATTTATTCGCTGCAGAAATAGCGTGCCCAGATAAAAATATTGTTAAATTTCGATATTTTTGTCTTTAGAATAAGCAGATAAAACAACTCTTACTGATGAAGAATAAAATGAACTATTTAGTTATTGAACTTTATTTAATGAACTGATTACTGTATTTACTTTAATGATTTTCATTATCCTCTTCTCTTCTAAAAAATAATTTTCTTATTTTTCCCTCTATCTATTTATTATAGCTTTACTAAAAAAACAGAAAAAAGAACCTTGTTTTAATAAGGTTCTTTTTACATGTAGAGGTAGTGGCAGATAACAATCATCGATTTTTTTCTTTCTCTATCATTTATACGTATTGTTTACTTCCCCATATCCTTCCTTCTAAAAAGACTCCAAAAGTTAGATTACTTACTCTAACTTTTTGGGGTCGGTACCAAAGCTATGTCTTTTTTTATAAGTAATTTTTGAAATAGATTTTCCATTATTCATATTATTTAAAAAGAGAGTCTTGAATATAAGGATATCCTCTTTAGAATTGAATGTTCTTTTAGGGATGACTATTGCGTTGGATGCAGAGTAATATAGAATAAATAAGTCTTTTAGTTCTTTTAATGAAAAATCGTTTTTAAATGTTCTTTTTGAAAGATAAATGAGAAGCAATACTAACAATGGTAAAAAATCCTAACGTGGCCCCAATAGATAAAAGAAAAGTAAATATGCCTGATAAATCGGTTAATATAAATAAATAAACCATAATAATTATAAAAAAACAGCCCGATATGAAAGAGATTATTTTATACTTAGAATATAGTAAATAATAAAGGTACTCTTTTTCTTGTAAGTGGACAGTAAGAGAAACAGTTTCTTCTTTAGTCATAAAATTCTCCTACCTGTTATTTATTGTCACGAAGTCTATCAATGAATTTTCACATAGTATTAGAGAAAAAAAGACCCTTGATTTAGCAAGAATCTAGATACACAAATCTATGTCATTTCATGTATCTATCAATAGTAAGATAGGATAACTCATATTGTATAGTTCTATAGGTAATATCCTCGTCATTTTTTTGCTAGTTGGTTCTGATGGGTTCCCTAGGTAAAGAAAGCTAACCTCTCAACCTTAAGAGCTTGAGAGAAAAATAAATATTTAAGATCTATTTACCCTTTGAATATAATATTAAATATTTGCTTTTTAACTTAGTTATTAGTAAAGTTATCACAGAGGTAGTTTGTAATGATTGTAAAATGAAACTTATTATAAGGAGGAAGAAGAAATAGAAATCAACGATAAAAAATATGGAAAAAAACCTTATATAGTGAATATCGAAGAGGCTACTGTCCAAAATGATAGGTATCGGACAACGATGTGGACGGGTGAAAAATTACAAGTCACCGTTATGTCTATCCAGCCTAATGATGATATAGGGTTAGAAGTTCACCATGGTATTGATCAATTTATTCGTATTGAAGAAGGAAACGGACTATGTAAAATGGGCCCTACAGAGGACAACTTGAATTTTGAACAAAAAGTTAAAGATGATGACGCTGTTTTTGTTCCAGCTGATATGTGGCATAATATCTTGAATATAGGCGATAAACCTTTAAAACTATACACGATTTATGCAGGTCCAGATCATATTCCAGGTACTGTACATGAAACACATGATGATGCACGTAATGACCCTAATGAACAAGACTAGAATAAATTAGTTTTAAATTGAAAAAAAGGCTTAGGACTTTTGCCCTAAGCCTTTTTTCCAAATATACTATTATTTTATTTGGATCAGTTTAAGTTCTAGCCCAAAACAAACACTTGCTAGGTATTGATCTGGTTTATTTTTTGCTGTCTATTATAAGTGTCGATTAAAATATTCAGATTTCCTAACTTAAAAAACCATGTATCTATACCCTTGAATTAATAAGGTTTTATATACACGAATTTATAACAATTCATGTATTCAGTTTTTGATTACGATAACCATAAAGTTAACAAATTAATAACCATATCTTATCTGACTTAATGATGAAATATCCTTAATTAATTTTTGGTTCTCTTCCGAAAGATGTATCTTGTTATTTAATAAACAACGAGATATATCTAAATTTAATCTACTTAATATAATTGGAGTTGAACCTTGTTGGTTTTTTAACTCAATTGAATATTCCCCTAATATTTTTATTAATGGTAAATCTGTTGTGTTTTTTAAATTAGCTTGTAAGATAGTTAAAAACTTTATAGCTTCTTCTGATCTTTTATTTCCTCCGGTAAACCATTTTATTTTATTCATCTGTCTAGCCTTCCTTCTTTAAGATTTATCCTCTATTTTTTTACTTTGCATAATAATGATAATACATTATGTAATTCGTTTTGTACTCATTTTCAGGTGTTTTCCCCCCTTATTTATTCTCTATTTTCAATAAATATCCCCTGTCAAAAATCTAGGAGAAGTTTTTAAGGTCTTTTGTAATCTATTGGGATCGTAAAGAGAAAATAAAAGAATAAATAAGAAATTTAATAGCTAATATTTTAAAAAAAAGT containing:
- a CDS encoding winged helix-turn-helix transcriptional regulator, coding for MIVHKGKEFHTNKDLALSVIGGRWKIAVVWALLHQSPLRLSELQKIFPDINQRMLIRQLRELEEDQVIHRTVYPVVPPKVDYQLTEIGQSLEPVVTAICDWGDTFHDFLNSN
- a CDS encoding YcxB family protein — protein: MLVLLLIYLSKRTFKNDFSLKELKDLFILYYSASNAIVIPKRTFNSKEDILIFKTLFLNNMNNGKSISKITYKKRHSFGTDPKKLE
- a CDS encoding cupin domain-containing protein, encoding MEINDKKYGKKPYIVNIEEATVQNDRYRTTMWTGEKLQVTVMSIQPNDDIGLEVHHGIDQFIRIEEGNGLCKMGPTEDNLNFEQKVKDDDAVFVPADMWHNILNIGDKPLKLYTIYAGPDHIPGTVHETHDDARNDPNEQD
- a CDS encoding bacteriocin immunity protein encodes the protein MNKIKWFTGGNKRSEEAIKFLTILQANLKNTTDLPLIKILGEYSIELKNQQGSTPIILSRLNLDISRCLLNNKIHLSEENQKLIKDISSLSQIRYGY